Part of the bacterium genome is shown below.
GGAGAGTAGTCTGACTTGTCTGACCTGCCTGACCTGTCAGACTTGTCTGACTAAAATAAAAAAGATGACTAACGAGATAATTAACCAGGAAAAGTTCAACGAAATCCTACAAAAGACAAAGAACCCAACCCCTGAGCTAATCAAAGATATCCTTGATAAGGCTAACGAAAAACAGGGACTAAACTTAGAAGAGATTGGATTCTTAGTCAATGCAGATAGTCCGCAACTGATGGCTGAGATCTATGAGACTGCCGGAAGGATTAAGGATGAGATCTATGGTGAACGGCTGGTATTTTTTGCTCCACTTTATGTTTCAAACTTTTGCATCAATGATTGTGCCTACTGCAATTATCACCTCAGCAATCGAGAGCTAACCCGTCACAGATTGACATTAGAAGAGGTCCAGGAGCAGACAGAGCTCTTACTTAAGATGGGGCACAAAAGGGTGCTGCTTGAGCTGGGTGAGGACCCAATTAATAACCCGATAGATTATGTGGTGGAGGTCATAGAAAAGATATATTCGGTTAGACTGCCGGTTGGTAATATTAGAAGGATAAATGTCAATATCGGGGCTACCACTGTAGAGAACTATAAGAAGCTAAAGCAAGCAGGAATAGGCACCTATCAACTCTTTCAGGAGACATACCATCAGGAGACCTACCAGAGATTACACCGTGGTCCAAAGGCAGATTATATCAGGCAATTGACAGCCCACGAGCGCGCCTTTGAGGCAGGGATTGACGACCTGGGACTGGGGGTCTTATTTGGACTTTATGACTGGCGGTTTGAGGTATTAGCTCTGGTATCCCATGCCCAATACTTCGAGCAAAGATATGGGGTAGGACCGCATACCTTCTCTGTGCCGCGTTTTCGGGAAGGCTCAACCATTAGCTATCATCCTGACCGCTATAAAGTAAGCGATGCTGACTTTCTCAAGATTATTGCCATACTAAGGTTAGCAGTGCCCTATACCGGTATGATTATCTCTACCCGTGAAACTCCAAAGATAAGGAAGATTGCCTATAGGATTGGCATCTCCCAAACATCAGCTGGGTCAGTAACTACAGTAGGAGGATATGGAAGGGATAATGGTAACGGGCAATTTACGGTTTATGACCAGCGTTCATTAAAAGAGGTTATCTCTACGGTCTTACAGGATAGGTTATTACCCAGTTTTTGCACAGCTTGTTATCGTCGTGGTCGAACGGGTGATGTCTTTATGGGTCTGGCAAAGCCGGGTGAGATTCACAACTTCTGTCGGCCTAATGGACTACTTACCTTCGCTGAATATTTAGAGGATTTTGCCAATAAATCTAATGGATTGTATCAAAAGGGCTATGAGGTAGTAAATTTTTACCTGAACAAGATGGAAGATGAAAATCTGCGCCATCAAACAGAAAAATATTTAAAGAGGATTAAAGAGGGGAAAAGAGACCTGTATTTCTAAAAATATGTGTTACGCTATACCGGCTAAGGTTGTTGAAATAAATGATAATATAGTTACTGTTGATTACTTTGGGGAAAAGAGGAAGGCAAGAAATGACTTCTTTAAATTAACCCCAGGCGAGTATGTCTATGCTCAGGGCGGATTTATCATCCGACAGATACCTACCCCGGATGCCCTTTCTATCCTTAATACATGGCAAGATTACTTCTTCAAACTCAAAGAAACTGACTTAAGACTTACCCGCGAATCCAAAACCCTTTACCAACAAGCAAATTCTATTCGACAAAAACATCTGGGTAATGCCTGCTGTGTGCATGGAATTATAGAATTTTCTAACTGGTGTCAAAATAACTGCCTTTACTGTGGACTGCGTAGAGATAACACGGAAATTAAACGCTACAGAATGCAACCAGAAGAGATAATTGAACATTGTGCCTATGTGGTTAATGAATTAAATTTTAAGGCATTAGTTTTACAATCAGGAGAAGACCTCTGGTATACAGAGGAAAAACTAATAACCATTGTTGAAAATATTATGAGGCGGACGCCTGTTTTGCTGATATTAAGTCTGGGCGAAAGGGATATAGCAATTTATGAGAGATTGTATGATGCAGGTGCTCGAGCAGTGCTTATTAGATTTGAGACAAGCAATCCGCAGCTTTATGAGAGATACAGACCCAACCATAAACTGAAAGATAGAATTAATTTGGTT
Proteins encoded:
- the hydG gene encoding [FeFe] hydrogenase H-cluster radical SAM maturase HydG produces the protein MTNEIINQEKFNEILQKTKNPTPELIKDILDKANEKQGLNLEEIGFLVNADSPQLMAEIYETAGRIKDEIYGERLVFFAPLYVSNFCINDCAYCNYHLSNRELTRHRLTLEEVQEQTELLLKMGHKRVLLELGEDPINNPIDYVVEVIEKIYSVRLPVGNIRRINVNIGATTVENYKKLKQAGIGTYQLFQETYHQETYQRLHRGPKADYIRQLTAHERAFEAGIDDLGLGVLFGLYDWRFEVLALVSHAQYFEQRYGVGPHTFSVPRFREGSTISYHPDRYKVSDADFLKIIAILRLAVPYTGMIISTRETPKIRKIAYRIGISQTSAGSVTTVGGYGRDNGNGQFTVYDQRSLKEVISTVLQDRLLPSFCTACYRRGRTGDVFMGLAKPGEIHNFCRPNGLLTFAEYLEDFANKSNGLYQKGYEVVNFYLNKMEDENLRHQTEKYLKRIKEGKRDLYF
- a CDS encoding radical SAM protein, translated to MCYAIPAKVVEINDNIVTVDYFGEKRKARNDFFKLTPGEYVYAQGGFIIRQIPTPDALSILNTWQDYFFKLKETDLRLTRESKTLYQQANSIRQKHLGNACCVHGIIEFSNWCQNNCLYCGLRRDNTEIKRYRMQPEEIIEHCAYVVNELNFKALVLQSGEDLWYTEEKLITIVENIMRRTPVLLILSLGERDIAIYERLYDAGARAVLIRFETSNPQLYERYRPNHKLKDRINLVKELYQLGYLIFSGFLVGLPQQTEEDILNNLELTASLNAEMFSFGPFIPHPQTPLSNAEKPSLETALTTVARARIRYPQSRILVTTALETIDKEEGLKRGLLSGGNSLMINLTPQKYRPFYDIYPGHTDGNKTFSDKIEEVVTLLQSIGRAPTDLGL